A window of Pseudocalidococcus azoricus BACA0444 contains these coding sequences:
- a CDS encoding Npun_F0494 family protein — MNYSPETLARALRAVRCSPFLPQLFLDLQQQRVALGEISGSLGVTKGYTKQALPELVVENSLMWLTQVGLLRREVDGQGLTDSFRLTPLGRRLTESGQVLRQTPPSWSERCQDFVSHWWHGILT; from the coding sequence ATGAACTACTCTCCTGAAACCCTTGCCAGAGCCTTGCGCGCCGTCCGCTGTAGCCCATTTTTACCCCAATTATTTCTCGATTTACAACAGCAGCGGGTGGCGTTGGGGGAAATTAGCGGTTCCTTGGGGGTCACGAAGGGCTATACCAAACAGGCCTTGCCGGAATTAGTGGTGGAAAACTCCTTAATGTGGTTGACCCAGGTGGGCCTATTGCGGCGGGAAGTGGATGGCCAGGGCTTAACTGATAGTTTTCGACTCACGCCCTTAGGCCGCCGACTGACGGAATCTGGACAAGTTCTTAGGCAGACCCCACCCTCATGGTCAGAACGCTGTCAGGATTTTGTCAGTCATTGGTGGCATGGGATTTTAACCTAA